One Prionailurus bengalensis isolate Pbe53 chromosome D3, Fcat_Pben_1.1_paternal_pri, whole genome shotgun sequence genomic region harbors:
- the CCDC68 gene encoding coiled-coil domain-containing protein 68: MTTVTVTTEVPPRGKIEDNSALYESTSAQIIEETEYVKKIRTTLEKIRNQIFKDEVGPNSTKHKLETKRCPNIHSGSGSEMDPSYCSLHLLVERMKGKDLKLLEMNKENEVLKIKLEASREAGAAALRNVAQRLFEIYQTQSEEVRKKHEDDKHFLKVNKLEKEQQLKQHVENLNQVAEKLEEKYNRITELENLVQRMEKEKRTLLEKKLSLENKLLQLQSNATYAKSCHDLQMEIALLQEQTSHLQFVIHSQHQNLRSVIQEMEGLKTNLKEQDKRIENLKEKVNILEAQNKELKTKVALWSKTPRTTVSKGVSTSELKTEGTTPYLMLIRLQK, translated from the exons ATGACAACAGTAACCGTAACCACAGAGGTTCCCCCAAGGGGTAAAATAGAAGATAATTCTGCCTTGTATGAGTCCACATCAGCTCAGATTATTGAAGAGACTGAATATGTGAAAAAG atccgaactactttggaaaagatccgaaatcaaatttttaaagacGAAGTAGGACCTAACAGCACAAAGCACAAACTAGAAACAAAG cGCTGCCCAAACATTCACAGCGGCTCTGGTTCTGAAATGGATCCCTCGTACTGCAGTTTGCATCTGCTCGTGgaaaggatgaaaggaaaagaCCTGAAGCTCttagaaatgaacaaagagaatGAAGTCTTGAAAATCAAG CTGGAAGCTTCCAGAGAAGCAGGAGCGGCGGCTCTGAGAAACGTGGCACAGAGGTTATTTGAAATCTACCAAACACAGTCGGAAGAAGTTAGAAAGAAACATGAGGATGATAAACACTTCCTCAAG GTTAACAAACTTGAAAAGGAACAACAATTGAAACAGCATGTTGAAAATCTGAATCAAGTTGCTGAAAAgcttgaagaaaaatataatcgAATCACAGAGTTGGAGAACCTTGTACAGAGGATGGAAAAG GAAAAGAGAACACTGCTagaaaaaaaactgtctttgGAAAACAAGCTGCTGCAACTCCAATCCAACGCTACATATGCTAAAAG TTGCCACGATCTTCAAATGGAGATTGCCCTTCTGCAGGAGCAGACCTCTCATCTGCAGTTTGTGATTCATTCCCAACATCAGAACCTGCGCAGCGTCATCCAGGAG ATGGAAGGATTGAAAACTAAtttgaaagaacaagataaaaggattgaaaatctgaaagaaaaagttAACATACTTGAAGCCCAG aaTAAAGAACTAAAAACCAAGGTGGCACTTTGGTCTAAAACTCCTAGAACAACAGTATCCAAGGGTGTCTCTACAAG TGAATTGAAGACTGAAGGCACTACGCCCTATCTGATGTTGATCAGGCTCCAGAAATGA